In Labeo rohita strain BAU-BD-2019 chromosome 8, IGBB_LRoh.1.0, whole genome shotgun sequence, the genomic window GAAAAACTGGATATGATTACACTGATACAGTAACACTGACATATTTGTTGTTAGTGCTGTTAGAAATGCCAAATACATTTGCATTGCAAAACCACTGTACGTCAAATAGATGTTATGCTCTTCCTTTTCTGAAAACAGTAATCTAAAATGGTTCTGCATTTTACATTGTTTGGTACTCGTCTtccttttgaaaatgtaaaatatgataaatatgaaACATGTTATAACACGTTATATTATTCCaacttattttgaaatcacTCTAGTAGATTATGTTGTATCAATGTTACTGCATTTCTGCATAAGGTTAGTATGGTGTACATAGAATGTAAAggctaaaaagttttttttatttaggacaACAGAAATTTGCTCAACcaacctacactgtaaaaaaaagttgttgaatcaacttaaaataatttgttacctggctgctttaaaattttggcaatttaaataagtttagtcaacttgaaatgttaagatgTACTAAGTGGCAGCTTAGATttgtgttgactaaacttaaaattttaaaccacaattttttttagtgtaaacTGGTCTCCTAAAATCTAAATTAGCTTCACAGATCTTTATTCTAAAGGGTTTAAACAATACTTGTCATGCTTGTTCAATAAaccaaaggggaaaaaaataataataataataaaaatggataTAATTATACTGACACACTAACAATACCATATTTCTTGTAGGTTCATCCGTCATGTACAGATCACATGCTAATTTGCTTTAAGACTACTGTATTAAATGTCTGGTATTTCTCTCTTATTTAAAAATGGGATAAATAAACTggtaaaaaatgaaatggacGGTTCATATCAATCTATACATCACAGACTTCTGTTAGTGTCAGATGGTTTTAAGTGTTAAGCGTGTTTAAGTGTTCATACAGTTGCATTTAATGTTGAATGCTCTGACTATTTACAGattaatggatttttttttttttttggtgatgaTGCCTCAGCTGTAATTGATgtaaatcaattttaatttgttttaatgaaatctggAAAATTggtttgaatttattattatttattattctaaaatgttattgtaaagattatttaaaaaaaaaaagccaaatattTAAACTTGTGTGAACatataatgtacatttaaaggaacccaatttctcaatattttaaagaTACATATTACATGTAGTATGTTTTGCCCCAACACACAAAAACCCGGCTCTTAGAGCCCTCTACTGGTCACCATGAAAATCGATTTTTGCTCGTCGTTAATAAtggtccaaaaaaacaaacaaacgaatgaatgaatgaaattcgaagtcttatttatgtttttaaaatgtagttgtagttcaGCAAACCTAGTCTAATCTTTAAGTTAAACCCTAGTAACAAGGGAGCCACACTACATAGCCTAACAGCCAATCACAAAATTTGAGCGATATTCGGTTGAGCTAgattttaatttgtcttttttttcttaccgGTCGCACCcggaaacattttaatattgtgtaTAGTTTTCGTGCTAGTAATACGcagggtattaaaattgcttttgcgctgtttactttcacttttgctttCGTGATTAGCGCGCACGCTGTGTAAAGGATGTTTGACACTGAGCACAAGATTGAGGGGCAAATCCTCCAGCGTGGtctgtcagtcatctctccttacccttttcttttttaaaatcattttatcaatgagcgatttagatttttagccccCTTAACCTACTCCCAAACCTACCCATTTTTTagctaatataaaattatataaacggaactgaccaaaatatgcaGGGAAATAGATCtcaagtatttttatatatttttatatacaataagtaataatgaaattaataccgcagttttaatatttataaggaTTCGTTTTAGGTGTCGCCAACGTCAGTATTTTACGTTTAAATGCTgtaaatacgtcagtattgtatgttttagtgtctggaaaaatgtaagtaaatgtacGTTTTATAAAACCACTTTTTACGTAAAATACTTacgaattatcatgagatcacgttGGTACAGCAGATGCTCTCAGATTAGAATTGTAGCGTATTTTTTCCAACTGAAcgatttttatttctataaaaatactaaacatCAGTGAAGGTGGTCaagtaatgtaatcagtgtatTGAGCATACACTGTGTAGCACCAACTACCCCAGGTGAAAAAAAGGGCAGTTCCATAATGGATAGTGCTCTATTTTCacacactaattttgtactCAGTAtaccaaaaaatattctttGGTAAGATAATCTTAAGAAGATCTATGGTGTACTTAGCTGTGCTATTTTGAGGCACTATTGATAGGCTCCATAAacttaaatgttcttttaacacactatgtattaaaataatgtatgtatttaccaCTACAccccccctccccctcccccctCTTTTGTCTCTGAAGATCTTATGGAGGGTTTCAGTGTTTTTCATATCCAGATACAGTCTGTCAAAAAATGTTCATACTGCTCTTCAGTGTTGCTGATTGTCTGCAGACGTTCAGAGCATCTAATGTATTGACTTCCAGCTGATATGATGAGTGCTAGTAAATGAAAGATCATGGAAATTAGATAATGAGCATTTTTCCACATATCAGTTGATGTAAAAAATAGATTTCTAATGCcctattgttttttgttttgtttttttgaagatgTTTATGTGAATAacctgtgtgttttcttttatagTAGATCAGCCCTCCTGCAGCCATAATCTTGTCCTAGCTCCTCAGTGGATGTCACATCAGCTGTCATCTCTTCATCATCTCTCATCCATGTCAGTTTGATGGGTTTGGGGTAGAAGTCATATATAGGCACTGCAGATCAACATGGCTGGACTTTTACCACTGGCTTGCCTTACTGACTGAAATGTGACTTCTGGTTTTACTGTAGACATAATGAGGTTCACTTTGTGTTTCACATTGATTCTCTGGGTGATTCccaaacatttttagtgtttaatgCAAGgctgctcaaccctggtcctggagatcgactttactgcagagttcagctttaaccctgaccaaacacacctgaacccgctaattaggatctcaaggagcacttgataattacagacaggtgtgtttgattagggttggaactaaattctgcaggaaagtcgatctcaaggaacagggttgggcaccacTGGTTTAATGCATCTCACCTGTTATTCCTTCCTTAGGGAGGAATTGCTGCCCAAAGCGCTTGCAGTCGGCTGTAGCCACTcaggttttttatttaagtCCTCAACCCATTTCATTGTATATTCAGTGTAACCATCTACTTTATTCTCAGTATTGTGGAATCTCAGCATTTCGGTTTTGTCATAATAGATTGAGTATATAAGCTCAACATTTTGTAGAGAATCAAGTACACGGCAGACAATTAGGatgaatgaataatgaaatGCATGAACTGAGAAAACAGTCAACAACAAACCATTAGACACTTCAATAATCATGTTCTTAGTCAAgtacaaacacaaaattaatgcataaatatGCAATCATTATTCAAAACAGATTATATCTCACCTGTTTCAAACAAAGTAGATAATGAGGTCAGATACATCACGCGATGAGAAATGGAATGAGTCTGAGCATCATTATTGTAAATATCTTAACTAATGCCAGCCCAGTTTCCCATTGTAACTCATCAAACTAGAACATCAAGCTTATGACTGACCCACAAACCACATGCAATTGTGTTACTTACACTCAGAGATTTTTCACAAGAACTGAGCTGCAAAAAAACTTTAGTAAAAGTTCTGTGGGTATTTGCTGTCAAATGGCTGCTTATTATAAactgtttgttcattttactttaattgtTTGCTGATGgagagtttatttttttttcttttaaaatgtgtcaTTATCAACAAAACATGTACATTTCCATTCTTCAAGtacattctgtaaaaaaaaaaatcactctcTGCAGTACCTGACAAACCATCAATGTATCAGagcaaaataatacattaatattaatataatatttgtttacagtaaaatatgtattaatctattacatttatatatactaaTTCAGGAGAATGCTCTGTATATGATACTACCTAATTTACCAATGCCATTGTGTGATCCACCACTTCTATTAATAACCACTTGTTTGATTAGTTGGCACTTGACAAACAAGAAATTACTCAGAGAAACCTCTAAACTGTTGTGCTTTTGCTCTGTTTGTCTCTTTTTGCTGTGCTCACAGCATGAGCTTGTATGTGAATGCTCATTGAACTATTTTCCCGTTACTGTGACACTGCATCAGAATATTTTCTCTTGCCTTTTGCTAATGTTCTGTTCAGACGTACTCTGTACAATTAGATTCAATACAATTTTAAGCAGGTGGCACAAAACAGTtgaccaaaaaataaacaaacaaacaaacaaacaataaataaataaataaataaaatacttaggGCATTAATGTAAAGCACACAGACACTGATGAGTGTAATTCTTAAGAATCATTTCAATCACTTTCATTTCAGTAGTAAGCTAACAGCGATAAAAATGGCCCTCTCAGAGGCAGCGGCTTTCCATTTTGTTTGTTGATCACTAGATGGTACTGCTGGAAAACCATCAGCAACAACATAACACATACTGTTAACAACATAAAACTATCAATTCAAATGTCAACTGGCATTCTctgataattttattaaaatggacTGATCCACAAAGAGAACTTATTTTAATGTGCCAGAACTAGTGATGTGTAAGAATggaaatgatttgtgaagtaAAGCAAAGAGTAGTTTTTTTTAGCCAGATGGCTACTTTAAAAATTGACGCCTATTATAAATATGAACTCACTAAGCAGGCGAAACCCAGGCACTTTGGCTCCCACTAATCAACTTATTTTTTGCTTATGTAAAACAGTTATTAACAATAGTCTAGGCCAGGGGGCTTCTAACCCTTCTCCTGTTGGTCTACCTTCTGCAGACATCAGTTCCATCCCTGCTTCAACAAACATGCCTGTAATTATCAAGTAACTAAAGACCTTGGTGTTCAGGTGTGCGTGATTGGGTTTGATGGGGCTGATTGCTGGAAATATGCGCAAGTCATTTGATATGATTGACAGTAATAACAGAACgaaacatctgaaagctgatgtCAAAAATAGagctgtgcattaaatgattcagactaAATTTAGAGTAAGAAACCTACAGCAGTAACAAGTTTGTGCTGGTTGAATATAGgctatttaatagcttttacagttcaagataaaactgttattaaatgtatgtaaaaagataaatctaaaatatttcaaattcatattGATTCATActgaatgcattatttaattcttataTGATtaacatttaacttatttaatttgtagtgaACCATTTACATAATTCACCATGCTGTTTGTGTCTgagcttatttatttctttattttaatgactttctgcacttaaaagtactaaaatgtgttttattagtaattttatattaaatcgAAAAGCAAGACGTGAAAAAATTTACGAGCTGGCTATCATTATGTGGAAGTTCTCAAGAATGCTCTGTACACATGGTCAACTGACAACAGACTTTAAAAGCAGCAAGACacccaaacaaataaaatgcaatgaaatctagagttttatttatatgttttataaatcCAGCAATTGTTATGTTACTAAGCTAACATAGGATAATTCATTTGAGAACTAAAACGTAATAACtaaaagaatgtaaaataatgtaaaaactaaACGGGAATCTTTGTGGCAGATCTATGTGCTCTCTGGTCACAGGCCAAAACATCAGTTTATAATGATTGCAGAATAGTTTtcacataaatacatatttaaaatattctgactttatatagCATACATCTGAATCTGAAGGCATATCTAATTGAATGATCAGCAAATGATGAAATCACATCAGTCATCAACTGTATGGTCTGTGCTTCTTTCTctcatttcaattttagttcCTCATTTTTTCTTGCTTTGGAAAACACATATTCCCGTATAAATGACAAAGATCAGGAATTTATTCTTTCAAACTTCCTCACACCTTTTTTATTAGCACATATAgctattttgttgttgtgtcCGTCTCTTAAGGAGGTCATGAACTGCATGCGCAATTAGCTGGGCACGGCTAAACAGGCGCTGATGTAGAATCAGGCCTTGATCTTCTATTGCGGAGGTGGTGTATAGCCACCTGTTTTCGCAGATTGGCTTCaatataaactgtttttagactaccaAGAaggtttatttttgtagttCAATGACCTTTTGTTAAAAGATCAAGGacattttgatttctcagttaaTGACACCTTTAAtctgtgcaaaataaaaaaacatggtaaaacatGATTACAAATACTACAGTTTTATATTTACACTATttgtatttacaataaaaaagaataaataccAGATTTCACACTCCTGTGCATACACTCCATAGACCGATGTAGAATCAACAGATGAACATGGATTAATTTATACtgtataacaaaacaaaactatatatatatatatatatatatatatatatgccaagGGAACTcctttttgtttgaaaaatcaataatacaCAACACAACAGTAGCTTTTCATTTCTCAAACAACCATGTTGTAAGATGTACCCATGTCCATGTTCCAGGATGACGATCAAGATTCATCAAGATCAAACTGTGAAAGACTTGCCAACACAGAGTCTTGACCTTATTCCCATTAAAAGTCTTTAGGATTTGACTTTACACTGAATGTGTAAAAGAAAAGTTGCACGCTCCAATATTTAATTGGACCGGTTACAAATTCAGTATTCAACCGTTCAACCTTTTTTTGGCCAGGCAGTGTATTCCTACAACTCTTCAGTGCCGCTCAGTGCCTGCAGATGTTCAGAGTGTCTGCTGTCTTGACTTCCAGCTGATATGGCATTTGCTAATAAATGGAAattacacagttttttttttaaacgtaaaTGGAGAAACCAAGACATTTCTAATGCcttattgaatttttttgtatGTGAGTGTGTCTGCACACTAACCTTTGTGTCTTCTTTTATAGTAGATCAGTCCTCCTGCTGCCATAATCACCCCCAACACCACTCCTGCAGCACCTGTTATGATCTTGAgataaaattgcaattaataaaaaaacaaccagACGAGTTCCTTGAGagttttggtttttaaaaataacatgggaATGTCTAAATCAAcactttattttctgtattttcttatgtatgtatatatatgtgttttatGTTGCTTTATCATGATCTGACTGTAGCAATTATACTAACAATATGCTAAAAAGCACCAATGAGCAATAATAATATGCTTGAACAAGACTTTTCTGTGGTTGGTTGCTATACAGCAAACAaaatagttttctttttaatcctTGGAAAATAATAAGCAATATCGTCTGTACTTCTTCTGCATATCTTCTATAATATCTTCAAACATATATCTTTTGTAGGAATCAAAGATTATTTCCAGAGTCTTTGCAGTGCTGTGTGACTTCAGCTGTTGTTAAGATGAAAACAATAAAGGAAACCGGTATAGCAGAAAATATAGTTTGGTTTCTGTGGTCATATTTTGCAATGTCAGCTCTGTTCTCACCCAAATCATAGATCATGGCTTTATTGGAGCTGGCATGCTCCAACACGCAGGAGATCTTCTCTCCAGGTTTGGGGAAATATTCCAGGTGGGAGTGGATCTGGTAGTACCAGTCTCCATCAGCCAGCTCCTCAGTGGACGTCACATCAGCTGTCATCTCTTTATCATCTCTCATCCATGTCAGTTTGATGGGTTTGGGGTAGAAGTCATAGGCACTGCAGATCAACATGGCTGGAATTTTACTACTGGCTTGCCTTATTGACCGGTTGATGACTTCTGGTTTTACTGTTGAAATAATACggttaattttgcatttttatatacgTTTGTATATGGTATGTTTGGTTTTTATTGATATGTTTGGTTTAATGCATTTTCTATCATGTTTTTGCAGTCTCTACTGTTTTTCTCTGCTTGATTATGTAGCCACTTTTTACTAAATCCATCTGCCCATTTCATTGCATATTCAGTATAAGCAACAACGAACTCATCAGTACTGTTGAATCTTAGCAATTCAGTTTTGTCATAATAAATTGAGTAAATAACCTCAACATTTTGCAGAGAACCATGTACACGGCAGAGAGCTAGAATTAATTCATAATGgccatgaactgaaaaaaaacaagcagcCAACAATCCTTTAGACTGAACTTTgcaagtaataataaaataatttactcattcaggtataaacaaaaaaatgtattaaaaacagaCTCTACCTGACCTGTTTCAAATAAGTTTAAGAACAAGGCCAGATATATCACATGATGACACTGCATTGTGCATTCAGTGTTTGCTGACACAGAGATGGAATGAGCCTGAGCGCAGTTACAGTAAATTTCTTAACTTAATGCCAGCCCAGTTTGGCATCTCAACTCATCAAACTGGAAAAATCAAGCTTATGACTGATCCACAAACCACATGTGATCATGTAACTTACACTGGGATGTTTTTCACAAGAGCTGAActgaaaaaaaccccaaaaaaaactgaagtaaaAGTTCTGTGGGTATTTGCTGGTGAATGGCTGATGTTTGTAAACTAATTGTTTATTCATCTGAGTCAAgtagtttttgtaatttgagTTTTTCCAACTGAATACACATAAGATTTTGGTCACCCTTTAACCCCataaaatatgcaatatttcTGTTCTTATCCCAAAACGTATAACCTTTGTTTGCTGATGaatcatgtatttctttcttttaaaaaaatgtgattatcAACAAGACATGTACATTTCCATTCTTGAAGTACATTCTGTGAATAAAAAATGCCTCAGTACCTATATGCAGCAGTACAATATTATATCATGTCTTATAAAGACTTATACAGCCATTGTACACTATTTCAGGTGTAGCACGTCCTTTGCGTATTACAATATAGAACCCtgaaaacataaattaacaaaattaatactaaaataaattctattaacTTCACCTGAGCAACTTTGCATGAGaactaaaacaaaagaacatcGACAGTTGTCATTGTGCTATTGTATCAGTGTCCTTTAGCAATAAAAAGACTTTGGAGAGACCCAGCAACCCGAGTCAGACCAACTCTACAGAACACTTTATCTCCACATctgcacacacagacacaaatatttgtgaaatttatcatgtttttttaaaggggaataaatgataaataaaatacaaacccACCCCATATTCTGGTCTGAGGTTGTTCAAGGGctttgtgctccacagaagCACTGTAAATGTCTGTGCTTGTCTGTAAAATTCAGTGTCCCATTTGGGTTCTGGAAAAGATAGAAACCACCATCATAATGTGACATTGCGAACATTTcagtaaaacatgttttgttcatGCCTGTTTTTGTCTACAGTTGACTGAGATAAATTAGTGTACACCTTAAAGTATCAAAGAAGGATATACAAATATGCAACTTTGTTAGCATCTTTATACAGTGAAGGAAGATCAATTTGGCCAACAGGTTCAGGTAATGTGATGATTTCTTTCTGCTCTTTGAAGTCCATGTGTGCTTCCTCTTATCATCAAATTTTTTTACAGATcaaatttttgttattattaatttttattgttattatttattagtagtagtaattaatAGAATTATACTTGTAcagacaaataataataaaaaatattattaaatcattatatcaaGATAATTTAggatatttatataaatatacatttacagctATAAAAGATTTATTAATTATTGGAGAATTATTTGTGACCTTTGTCAGATGCAAGTAAAACTACATCtatgtatgtaaataataataaaacaaacatacctACATTTACAATTACAGTAACACTTTGAATGTATAGATAATGTTATATATCAGCTACTCATACCCACATGCTGTACATATTGcacaaacattaaaacaacaacaacaccatcTATAGCACCTTAACTGATGGTGCAAAGATAACAATTAGTTAAAAGGATAGGCTAATGTTCTGTTAGGATCTAATTTTGATGTAATACATTAAGCAGGTGGCAACAACACAGAGGGTTTTATGGTTGTATACTTATTTTGGGCGTTAATGTAAAGCACAGAGACACTGATGAGTGTAATTCTTAAGAATCCTTCCATTGTCAGTGAACAGCGAATTTGTATTTACGTATTAGTGCGCTTGTTGACCATTAGATGGTACTGCTGGATAACCATCAACATCATTAACatcattaaaactattaaaacttttagattttaataattaaatctgACCTTCTCTgagaatttcatcaaaaactgACTGATCCAACAAAGAATAGGCTTATGgtacttttactatttatttattttaatttttttgatggATTGTGTGGTTAAATTGTCCAGTGAAATCGTAGGCAAATACACACAGCCTAATTAATCTGCCTTAAAggcaatgcaaaaaataaagtaattctTTGCGGCAGATCTAATCTTCTGCTCTTCCATTACTGGCCAGACATCAGTGTAACCAATCGATTGCAGAACATTTTTCACATcattgcatatttaaaatatttctaaatgaaCTTTGTGACTTTATATATCCTATATTTCAGTTCAAATAAGACATATCATGATAAATGATCAGCAAATGATTAGATCACATCTAGTCTATCTTTACCATTAATACTGTCTGCTATTCTCTTTCTGTTTAATtagcagtttctcatttttTCCTGCTCTGgagaacaaaatgtaaaaataaataaaaaacacatatatTGGCAAAGGCAacaataatcatcatcatttacTTTATTATCGGACCattaatggctttaaatgtaaatatctgcATATCCCTGCTAAAAAAAAGGCCTAGGCTGGTAGGccggtttaagctggaagtaaccagctaagaccagcctgaaaGTGGCTAAAATTCTGTAGAGGAAGCTGTTGgcctacttctaataaaataaaagtaaactacacaaataaaatctagactgtgttttttattgaataaagcTCCAAAAATCCAATGTTGTGCattcctaataataataataataataataataataataataataataataataaatttattttcactGAGATGTTGTCACGGGCGTCGTGTGTGGGGAATGAggagtattattaaaaaatgcactacactgtaaaaaacaatttgttgagtcaacttaaagaTCAGGAACAtgcacttttattaaataatccacaaatCGACCAGGAACGACCAGGAACGACCAGGAACGACCAGGAACGACCAGGAACGACCAGGAACGACCAGGAACGACCAGGAACGACCAGGAACGACCAGGAACGACCAGGAACGACCAGGAACGACCAGGAACGACCAGGAACGACCAGGAACGATTAATTGATCATTCATTTGAAACAATAACACTAGAAGAGGTTAAGAACCGACTAACCAGTGGAGAACAAAACCAACCTTAAATACACAAGCTAATCAGAGGGAGACAGGTGTGAACGATTAAACAATGACGTAATAATTGaagacggaacaggaaagaccaaataagggcatacatagggaaaaaccacagaaacagcccacaggggtgtgacagatGTCTATGACAGAGCATGCGCCCTAGATTGAATAAatagatcaggggtgcccaaacctgttcctggagatcgactttcctgcagagtttagttccaaccctaatcaaacacacctgtctgtaattatcaagtgctccttgagatcctaattagctggtcagggttggagctgaactctgcagaaaAGTCGATccccaggaccagggttgagcacccctgaaaTAGATGATGAATCAACatacaaatgtatattaattttcattaaccTTTGCAAAAAGGAATATGAGCAATTAGAACAAACCACAGAGGAAAACCTCTCTCTCTTTGATCTTGCAATCACTTGCAGTTAATCTGAAATTAATCAGTTAGttaatttatagttaataaacTAAATTCGATCAATAAAACTTGCAgctgaactggttctttttggCAAACATTTTTGTCACTGCAGATCTTATGGAGGGTTTCAGTGTCTTTCATATGCTGATACAGTCTGTTATTCACTGTTCATCTACTACTCTTCAGCATTGCTGGGTGTCTGCAGAGGTTCAGAGCATGCAAGTTGTTGACTTCCAGCTGATATGATGagtgctaaaaaataaaagataattaaaaaaaaaaagtcatgagcatttttataatgcactaaaataataaacattgaaATTTTTAACtgggtgtgtgagtgtgtgtctgcACACTAACCTGT contains:
- the LOC127170212 gene encoding boLa class II histocompatibility antigen, DQB*0101 beta chain-like, whose amino-acid sequence is MLICSAYDFYPKPIKLTWMRDDKEMTADVTSTEELADGDWYYQIHSHLEYFPKPGEKISCVLEHASSNKAMIYDLGENRADIIITGAAGVVLGVIMAAGGLIYYKRRHKG